Proteins from one Hemicordylus capensis ecotype Gifberg chromosome 7, rHemCap1.1.pri, whole genome shotgun sequence genomic window:
- the LOC128333129 gene encoding basic proline-rich protein-like isoform X1 — protein sequence MRSEGEAGSTPLAQGSPASGVQKPLPLLLLAGCGRRLQDHPAPKWPFGTILGLPLGPGRLCGPSRRARSPPPSIPTSWPRSAPSSFHLSPLPQRPGFPWQGKPHPGIRPLPCRGCAPPPLHSRSHASLPPPLPPPSSQTGAAAEEPGRLWGPPAAPVAPPGAARWQARESSSPSCSMLWLHSGEPEVKQNSLACPPPQPPAPCPIPTCWAAGVEREEEQGNPTDAALCFLQACAAAGRLEESIRPRRGDQVNVPARSGGGVGLGAGWDSPQFCLPCHSLLLCDPGLPPFPPSLPPSFSHPGAEWALLVALLGAE from the coding sequence atgaggagtgagggggaagcaggctccactcccctggcccaaggaagccccgcctctggggtgcagaagcccctccccttgcttctgctggcaggctgtgggaggaggctacaggaccaccctgcccccaagtggccctttggaaccattcttgggcttcccttgggtccggggaggctgtgtggccccagcaggagggcaaggtcaccgcctccctccattcccaccagctggccaaggagcgccccctcctccttccacctttctccccttccccagcggcctggcttcccctggcaggggaagccccatccaggcatccgccccctcccctgccgagggtgtgctcctccccccctccactcccgcagccacgcctcactcccccctccgctccctcctccttcctcccaaaccggtgcagcagcagaggagcctgggagactctgggggccccctgcagccccagtagcgccccctggtgctgcccggtggcaggccagagaatcctcctctccctcctgctccatgctgtggctgcacagtggggagcccgaggtcaagcagaattctctggcttgccccccccctcaacccccagccccctgcccaatccccacttgctgggctgccggagtagaaagggaggaggagcagggcaaccccactgacgctgctttgtgcttcttgcaggcttgtgctgctgctgggcggctggaggagtcgatccgccccagaagaggagaccaagtgaacgtgcctgcaaggagcgggggtggggtggggttgggggctggctgggactccccccaattttgtttgccctgccattcccttcttctgtgtgaccctgggcttcctcccttccctccttccctccctccctcgttcTCCCAcccaggggcagaatgggctttgcttgtcgccctgttgggggccgagtag
- the LOC128333129 gene encoding uncharacterized protein LOC128333129 isoform X2, whose translation MEATKILGFFRSEQPSVRRTAALLIGHLVHKKGSILTEGNIETFHAALESLLGDHDPEVGRVACKTEKIVKKAFSLHSRHGLRAAVRRLWAGCKKKRHPPEYGDLSTWNNSPVLSP comes from the exons atggaggccaccaagatcctgggcttcttccgcagcgagcagccttcagtgaggagaacggctgccctgctgatcg gtcacctggtccacaaaaagggcagcatcctcactgaagggaacatagagaccttccatgctg cgctggagagcttgcttggcgaccatgaccccgaggtcgggagagttgcctgcaagacagagaagatcgtgaagaaggccttttccctccactcccggcacgggctgcgggctgccgttcggcgcttgtgggcgggctgtaagaagaagagacacccgccagagtacggtgatctctccacctg gaacaacagccccgtgctctccccttga
- the LOC128333129 gene encoding uncharacterized protein LOC128333129 isoform X3, giving the protein MEATKILGFFRSEQPSVRRTAALLIGHLVHKKGSILTEGNIETFHAALESLLGDHDPEVGRVACKTEKIVKKAFSLHSRHGLRAAVRRLWAGCKKKRHPPEYGDLST; this is encoded by the exons atggaggccaccaagatcctgggcttcttccgcagcgagcagccttcagtgaggagaacggctgccctgctgatcg gtcacctggtccacaaaaagggcagcatcctcactgaagggaacatagagaccttccatgctg cgctggagagcttgcttggcgaccatgaccccgaggtcgggagagttgcctgcaagacagagaagatcgtgaagaaggccttttccctccactcccggcacgggctgcgggctgccgttcggcgcttgtgggcgggctgtaagaagaagagacacccgccagagtacggtgatctctccacctga